The following proteins are co-located in the Candidatus Accumulibacter cognatus genome:
- the lolA gene encoding outer membrane lipoprotein chaperone LolA: MIRRTLLAAACLLAAQAADAGAIDKLHQFLESTRTVRADFAQTVVAKNGRQAQTSSGVMMFSRPDKFRWQIKKPYSQLLVGDGEKVWIHDPELRQVTVRNTGTAIGGTPAALLAGGDSAIERNFTLREAGDHDGLEWLEAIPKVQDSGFEKVRLGFANKDLMAMELFDSLGQTTLLRFAHLERNPPLAPSLFRFVPPANTDVIGE, encoded by the coding sequence ATGATTCGCCGCACTCTCCTCGCCGCCGCCTGCCTGCTGGCTGCCCAGGCAGCCGACGCCGGAGCGATCGACAAGCTGCACCAGTTCCTCGAATCAACGCGGACGGTACGCGCCGATTTCGCGCAGACGGTGGTCGCCAAGAACGGACGCCAGGCGCAAACGTCGAGCGGCGTCATGATGTTTTCGCGCCCAGACAAGTTTCGCTGGCAGATCAAGAAGCCCTACAGCCAGTTGCTGGTGGGTGATGGTGAAAAAGTCTGGATCCATGATCCGGAGCTGCGCCAGGTGACGGTCAGGAACACCGGCACGGCAATCGGCGGGACGCCGGCGGCGCTGCTCGCCGGTGGGGACAGTGCGATCGAAAGAAACTTCACCCTGCGCGAAGCGGGTGATCACGATGGGCTGGAATGGCTCGAAGCGATCCCCAAAGTGCAGGACAGCGGCTTCGAGAAGGTCCGTCTCGGTTTTGCCAATAAGGATCTCATGGCAATGGAGTTGTTCGACAGCCTCGGCCAGACCACCTTGCTGCGCTTTGCCCACCTTGAGCGCAACCCGCCCCTGGCTCCCTCGCTGTTCCGCTTCGTCCCGCCCGCCAATACCGATGTGATTGGTGAATGA
- a CDS encoding DNA translocase FtsK 4TM domain-containing protein: MALLNKLAGRMPFPSRAPTPLPEKIAALLQESRWLILIVVATFLALSLWGYHPSDPGWSHAVHAVTLHNPAGRSGAWLADLMLFVFGCSAWWWIVLLLVFVWRGYRRLEGQHPTDRRPLYICLAGFLVLIIASSGLENLRFYTLKATLPVGPGGVIGIELGAVVVRYLGYTGATLTLFALLMLGWSIFSGMSWITTAERAGALLEAIVVGIYQWLERRKDRRIGREVAREREAVIEGEKKRGEAQEPTLSESPALASSRPLPVKAGKRSQEEPTLNDERDLPAPLPPTTGKPIDDEPVLHHEHDLPASPRPGTLKSLDDVPPLTEAPETLAPLPSKGEKRTDRGRPLPLPEAVAASPLPPMHLLEPAPSQSSRVSPETLESTSRLIERKLADFGVQVAVTAAYPGPVITRYEIEPAVGVKGAQILNLAKDLARSLSLVSVRVVETVPGKSSMALELPNPKRQVVRLLEIISSKEYHDMDSPLTMTLGKDISGQPLVVDLARMPHLLVAGTTGSGKSVGINAMILSLLYKAGPDQVRLILVDPKMLELSIYEGIPHLLAPVVVDMKHAANALNWCVGEMDKRYKLMSAMGVRNLAGLNQRIRDAAKNGEKIANPVSLTPDHPEPLSCLPFIVVVIDELADLMMLSGKTVEQLIARLAQKARASGIHLILATQRPSVDVITGLIKANIPTRISFQVSSKIDSRTILDQMGAEALLGQGDMLYLAPGTGYPTRVHGAFVADEEVHRVVDYLKKTGVPDYVEGVLAGAGADNEGDDASGGENQDSDGEADPVYDQAVEVVLKNRRASISLVQRHLRIGYNRSARLIEAMEKAGLVSAMDARGGREVLARREDE, translated from the coding sequence ATGGCTTTGCTGAACAAACTTGCCGGCAGAATGCCCTTTCCCTCCAGGGCACCGACTCCGCTCCCGGAAAAAATCGCCGCACTCCTGCAGGAGTCGCGCTGGCTGATCCTGATCGTTGTCGCCACCTTCCTGGCGCTTTCATTGTGGGGCTACCATCCATCCGATCCTGGCTGGTCGCACGCCGTACACGCGGTCACGCTGCACAACCCGGCTGGCCGTAGCGGCGCCTGGCTGGCCGATCTGATGCTTTTTGTCTTTGGTTGTTCGGCGTGGTGGTGGATCGTTCTGCTGCTGGTCTTTGTCTGGCGGGGGTATCGACGTCTCGAAGGCCAGCACCCGACCGATCGACGTCCGCTGTACATCTGCCTGGCCGGCTTTCTGGTCCTGATCATCGCCAGCAGCGGACTCGAGAACCTGCGGTTCTATACGCTCAAAGCAACGCTGCCGGTTGGCCCCGGCGGTGTCATCGGCATCGAACTCGGCGCCGTGGTCGTGCGTTATCTGGGTTATACCGGTGCAACGCTGACCCTGTTCGCTCTGCTGATGCTTGGCTGGAGCATCTTCTCCGGGATGTCGTGGATTACCACTGCCGAACGTGCCGGTGCACTCCTGGAAGCGATCGTCGTCGGCATCTACCAGTGGCTCGAACGCCGGAAGGACCGGCGCATCGGACGCGAAGTCGCACGCGAGCGTGAGGCCGTCATCGAGGGCGAGAAAAAACGCGGCGAAGCGCAGGAACCCACGCTGTCCGAAAGCCCCGCGCTGGCCAGTTCCCGCCCGCTACCGGTCAAGGCCGGCAAACGCAGCCAGGAGGAGCCGACCCTGAACGACGAGCGCGACTTGCCTGCGCCGCTACCGCCCACAACCGGCAAGCCCATCGACGACGAGCCGGTCTTGCACCACGAGCACGACTTGCCTGCCTCGCCACGACCAGGAACCTTGAAGTCCCTCGATGATGTCCCTCCCCTGACCGAAGCTCCCGAAACCCTCGCGCCGCTGCCGTCGAAGGGGGAGAAGCGAACCGACCGTGGACGGCCACTGCCGCTCCCGGAAGCCGTCGCCGCGTCCCCGTTGCCACCCATGCATCTGCTTGAACCAGCGCCCTCGCAGAGCAGTCGCGTCAGTCCCGAGACGCTTGAATCCACCTCTCGTCTGATCGAGCGAAAACTCGCCGATTTTGGCGTGCAGGTGGCGGTCACCGCCGCCTATCCCGGACCGGTGATCACGCGCTACGAAATCGAGCCGGCAGTCGGCGTGAAGGGCGCCCAGATCCTCAATCTGGCTAAGGATCTGGCACGTTCGCTGTCGCTGGTGTCGGTGCGCGTCGTCGAGACGGTACCGGGCAAGTCGTCGATGGCACTTGAACTCCCGAATCCCAAGCGGCAGGTGGTCCGCCTGCTGGAAATCATTTCCAGCAAGGAATATCACGACATGGACTCGCCGCTGACGATGACGCTGGGCAAGGATATCAGCGGCCAACCGCTGGTCGTCGACCTGGCCAGGATGCCGCATCTGCTGGTGGCTGGAACGACGGGATCGGGCAAATCCGTCGGCATCAATGCGATGATCCTTTCGCTGCTGTACAAGGCTGGACCAGACCAGGTACGGTTGATCCTGGTCGACCCGAAAATGCTCGAACTGTCCATCTACGAGGGCATCCCGCACCTGCTCGCACCGGTGGTGGTGGACATGAAACATGCCGCCAACGCCCTCAACTGGTGCGTTGGCGAAATGGACAAGCGTTACAAGCTGATGTCGGCGATGGGCGTACGCAATCTGGCCGGCCTCAATCAACGCATCCGTGATGCCGCGAAGAACGGCGAGAAAATCGCCAACCCGGTATCGCTGACCCCGGACCACCCCGAACCGCTGTCCTGTCTGCCGTTCATCGTGGTGGTCATCGACGAACTCGCTGACCTGATGATGCTTTCCGGCAAGACCGTCGAGCAGCTGATCGCCCGTCTCGCGCAGAAAGCGCGCGCCTCGGGAATCCATCTGATTCTGGCGACGCAGCGGCCATCGGTCGATGTCATCACCGGCCTGATCAAGGCCAACATACCTACCCGCATCTCCTTCCAGGTGTCATCCAAGATCGATTCACGCACCATCCTCGATCAGATGGGGGCCGAAGCCCTGCTCGGCCAGGGCGACATGCTCTACCTGGCACCTGGGACCGGCTATCCAACACGCGTCCATGGCGCTTTTGTCGCTGACGAAGAAGTGCATCGGGTGGTCGACTACCTGAAAAAAACCGGGGTCCCGGATTACGTCGAAGGCGTTCTCGCCGGGGCCGGTGCAGACAACGAAGGCGACGACGCCAGCGGTGGCGAAAACCAGGATAGCGATGGCGAAGCCGACCCGGTCTATGACCAGGCGGTCGAAGTGGTGCTGAAGAATCGCCGCGCGTCGATTTCGCTGGTACAACGCCACTTGCGCATCGGCTATAACCGCTCGGCGCGATTGATCGAGGCCATGGAAAAAGCCGGGCTGGTTTCTGCCATGGATGCCCGCGGTGGTCGCGAAGTCCTGGCCCGCAGGGAAGATGAATGA
- a CDS encoding cyclic nucleotide-binding domain-containing protein translates to MNTAVEQPRRGPSLTLLHSIPIFAGVPDAQLEQIAKVAFHRRVPRQTTIVRAGDSTDSLYVLISGGAKVLNSDEEGREVILTLLGPGEFFGEMGLIDGSPRSADVMATETCELLVITKNDFKRCLAENFDLCLNIMKSLVQRLREADRNIESLALLDVYGRVAKLLIDFSEEERGQRVIRRRLTKQDIAKMIGASREMVSRVMKDLENRGYFRVEEGRTVILEKRLSSPASPASQP, encoded by the coding sequence ATGAACACTGCCGTTGAGCAACCCAGGAGAGGACCCAGCCTGACTTTGCTGCACAGCATTCCGATATTTGCCGGCGTTCCCGATGCACAACTCGAACAGATCGCCAAGGTTGCCTTCCATCGTCGGGTACCACGCCAGACCACCATCGTCCGCGCCGGCGACAGTACCGATTCGCTCTATGTGCTGATCAGCGGCGGCGCCAAGGTGCTCAACAGCGACGAAGAAGGACGAGAAGTGATTCTGACCCTGCTTGGCCCCGGCGAGTTCTTCGGAGAAATGGGGCTGATCGACGGCAGCCCGCGTTCGGCCGATGTCATGGCCACCGAGACCTGCGAATTGCTGGTCATTACCAAGAACGACTTCAAGCGCTGCCTGGCCGAAAACTTTGACCTTTGCCTCAATATCATGAAAAGCCTCGTGCAGCGTTTGCGCGAGGCCGACCGCAACATCGAGAGTCTGGCACTGCTCGACGTCTACGGCCGCGTCGCCAAGTTGCTGATCGATTTTTCCGAAGAGGAGCGCGGTCAGCGCGTGATCCGGCGACGGCTGACCAAGCAGGACATTGCCAAGATGATCGGCGCCTCACGAGAGATGGTCAGTCGAGTCATGAAGGATCTCGAAAACCGCGGTTACTTCCGGGTTGAAGAAGGTCGGACCGTCATTCTCGAAAAACGCCTGTCTTCCCCGGCAAGTCCCGCTTCCCAACCGTAA
- the trxB gene encoding thioredoxin-disulfide reductase: MTQANRHCRLLILGAGPAGYTAAIYAARANLKPVLITGMAQGGQLMTTTDVDNWPADAQGVQGPELMRRFEEHARRFETEILFDHIHTARLTEKPFVLIGDAGTYTCDALIIATGASAQYLGLPSEETFAGRGVSACATCDGFFYRDQPVAVIGGGNTAVEEALYLANIASHVTLVHRRDKLRGEKILHDKLFAKEKAGKVTIRWNCTLDEVLGDPSGVTGMRIRDKLTGHTEDLPLAGVFIAIGHKPNTDLFVGQLAMQGGYLLTQCGQNGNATATSVAGVFAAGDVQDYIYRQACTSAGSGCMAALDAERYLDSLGLAG, from the coding sequence ATGACCCAAGCCAACCGCCATTGCCGCCTGCTGATCCTCGGAGCCGGACCCGCCGGCTATACCGCCGCCATCTATGCGGCACGCGCCAACCTCAAACCAGTGCTGATCACCGGCATGGCCCAGGGTGGGCAGTTGATGACCACGACCGACGTGGACAACTGGCCGGCCGACGCACAGGGCGTGCAGGGGCCAGAGCTGATGCGGCGTTTCGAAGAGCATGCTCGCCGCTTCGAAACCGAGATCCTCTTCGACCATATCCATACCGCCCGGCTGACAGAAAAGCCGTTTGTGCTCATCGGCGATGCGGGTACCTACACCTGCGATGCCCTGATCATCGCCACCGGTGCTTCGGCCCAGTATCTGGGACTGCCCTCCGAAGAAACCTTTGCCGGCCGCGGCGTCTCCGCCTGCGCCACCTGCGATGGCTTCTTCTATCGTGACCAACCGGTCGCCGTCATCGGCGGGGGCAATACCGCGGTCGAAGAGGCCTTGTACCTGGCCAACATCGCCAGTCACGTCACCCTCGTGCATCGCCGCGACAAGCTGCGCGGTGAAAAAATACTGCACGACAAGCTGTTTGCCAAGGAAAAGGCCGGCAAGGTCACGATCCGCTGGAACTGCACGCTGGACGAAGTGCTCGGGGACCCGTCCGGCGTGACCGGCATGCGCATCCGCGACAAGCTGACCGGCCATACCGAAGACCTGCCGCTGGCGGGGGTTTTCATCGCCATCGGCCACAAACCGAACACCGACTTGTTTGTCGGCCAACTGGCCATGCAGGGCGGCTACCTGCTGACCCAGTGCGGGCAAAACGGCAATGCCACGGCAACGTCGGTCGCCGGCGTCTTCGCTGCCGGCGATGTGCAGGATTACATCTACCGACAGGCCTGTACTTCGGCAGGCAGCGGCTGCATGGCGGCACTCGACGCCGAACGTTACCTTGACAGTCTTGGACTGGCCGGCTGA
- a CDS encoding Smr/MutS family protein: MTLRSQPSPEDLAAFRAAVDGATPLRKPDRVTLEAPKPSPRPRQRELDEAAVLVQLLQAPLAIDDWLDLGGADSFLRSGLPRTLLRDLRRGRWSIQDHLDLHGMNRHEAHAQVSLFVTEALAAGKRCLRIVHGRGHGSPGREGVLRHLVKAWLSRYKDVLAFCHAPPSDGGDGALWVLLKGGGRSR; the protein is encoded by the coding sequence ATGACGCTGCGATCGCAACCCAGTCCGGAGGACCTGGCCGCTTTTCGCGCCGCTGTCGACGGCGCGACGCCTTTGCGCAAGCCCGATCGGGTCACTCTGGAAGCGCCGAAGCCGAGTCCGCGACCACGGCAGCGAGAACTCGACGAAGCAGCGGTTCTGGTACAACTTCTGCAGGCCCCCCTGGCGATCGACGACTGGCTCGACCTTGGCGGTGCCGATTCGTTCCTGCGTAGCGGGCTGCCGCGCACCCTGTTGCGTGACCTGCGCCGCGGTCGTTGGAGCATCCAGGATCATCTCGATCTGCATGGCATGAATCGCCACGAGGCGCACGCGCAGGTTTCGCTGTTCGTTACTGAAGCACTGGCTGCCGGCAAGCGCTGTCTGCGCATTGTGCACGGCCGCGGCCACGGCTCGCCGGGGCGGGAAGGGGTTCTGCGCCACCTGGTCAAGGCCTGGCTAAGTCGCTACAAGGATGTGCTGGCCTTCTGCCACGCTCCCCCCAGCGACGGGGGTGATGGCGCCTTGTGGGTTTTGCTGAAGGGGGGCGGCAGATCCCGCTAA
- a CDS encoding ADP-ribosylglycohydrolase family protein, which translates to MASPSHPFVLPPDTALRHAAVGCLLGTAVGDALGLAGEGLSKRRLARVYPDSTRYHLLFGRGLCSDDTEHACMTVQALLAASAVPRDHAARVFAGNLARRLRFWLLGLPAGVGLATGRAILKLWLGWSAETSGVYSAGNGPAMRAPIIGIFAGEDSPYLRRLIRASTRITHTDPLAEQGALAVALAAQRATRADPPAALRVGEELATALAPEGRELAALIRLAAQSVHQGESTPAFAACIGCGQGVSGYMLHSVPVALHAWLSHPEELQAALTAAIVCGGDTDSVAAIVGALVGARVGPDRFPASLLDGLVEWPRTVQWLTLLGERLARTRTPQALAQPLALNLPGLLLRNVFFFALVLMHGLRRLLPPY; encoded by the coding sequence ATGGCGAGCCCTTCCCATCCTTTCGTGTTGCCGCCCGATACCGCGCTCCGCCATGCCGCCGTCGGCTGCCTGCTCGGCACCGCCGTCGGCGATGCGCTGGGACTGGCCGGCGAAGGACTCTCGAAGCGGCGGCTGGCCCGCGTCTATCCGGACAGCACGCGCTACCACCTGCTCTTCGGTCGCGGCCTGTGTTCCGACGATACCGAGCACGCCTGCATGACGGTGCAGGCTCTTCTTGCCGCCAGTGCCGTCCCTCGTGACCACGCCGCGCGGGTCTTCGCCGGCAATCTCGCCCGGCGGCTGCGCTTCTGGCTGCTGGGGCTGCCGGCCGGCGTCGGGCTGGCGACCGGCCGCGCCATCCTCAAACTCTGGCTCGGCTGGTCGGCCGAGACCTCTGGCGTGTATTCCGCAGGCAACGGGCCGGCCATGCGCGCACCGATCATCGGCATCTTCGCGGGCGAAGATTCGCCGTACCTGCGCCGACTGATCCGTGCCTCGACCCGCATCACGCACACCGACCCGCTTGCCGAACAGGGCGCCCTGGCGGTGGCTCTGGCTGCTCAGCGCGCGACCAGAGCCGATCCTCCCGCCGCGCTGCGGGTGGGGGAGGAACTGGCGACGGCTCTTGCCCCCGAGGGGCGTGAACTCGCCGCGCTGATCCGCCTCGCGGCGCAAAGCGTGCATCAGGGCGAGTCGACGCCGGCCTTCGCCGCCTGCATCGGCTGTGGCCAGGGTGTCAGCGGATATATGCTGCACAGCGTGCCGGTGGCGCTGCATGCCTGGCTGTCGCATCCCGAGGAGCTGCAGGCAGCGCTCACGGCCGCGATCGTCTGCGGTGGCGACACCGACAGCGTGGCCGCCATCGTCGGCGCTCTGGTCGGCGCCCGCGTTGGCCCCGACAGGTTCCCCGCGTCTTTGCTCGATGGCCTCGTCGAATGGCCGCGTACGGTCCAGTGGCTGACCCTGCTCGGCGAACGACTCGCCCGGACTCGCACACCGCAGGCCCTGGCCCAACCGCTCGCGCTGAACCTTCCCGGCCTGCTGCTGCGCAATGTCTTCTTTTTTGCGCTGGTACTGATGCACGGGCTGCGCCGCCTGCTGCCACCATATTGA
- the cas1 gene encoding CRISPR-associated endonuclease Cas1 — protein sequence MAFVPAVPEPVRKQERCQGPSAGRSASPSAGWPVAWSVRWRPTASRSGGIDKDLPMSTLPTPSSTDQDSPPPFWTLARLAEALEHVSARQGGAGADEQTLAEFAADAEAQLGLLALQLTQGSYRPAPARLIPVAKPGGGVRELLLPAVRDRIVQSALARYLADLLEPDFGEASHAYRPGHSVATALHRLQALRDGGLVFVAVCDIHHFFDSVDHRRLFSLLDDLPLERCLREQMKTCVRIEVADVQGQGAWSLARGLAQGSPLSPVLANLFLMAFDAACARAGLALVRYADDFVLACASETEAQSALAFAADALENIGLALNTRKSRLASFAEGFEFLGAFCGAEGMLGGRPGEAACLPPTTGPVHEAAAADDERPPSHGHRPRLRTLYLLENGAVLNKEGERFIVARHGEVLLQVPMMRIDQIMVFGNVQITTPALHECLERGIPVMLLSGRGRFFGVIDPLDARSVPLQRAQFALESDEPARLALARPLIAGKILNCRTFLGRLARARQTNMDAPLAALKSAAQAAGQAADLEILRGIEGAAARTYFAAWQTVLPAKWQFTGRNRQPPTDPVNALLSYGYTIVFYNVLALVRARGLNTHVGVLHDVRPGHPALASDLMEEFRAPVVDAVVMHLVFDGKLQPGDFSWPETPGQPCLMADGSRKHFIHLLEQKLNTTVSHAGQRLDYRRWMDMQVLQYAAALRTPGLPYVPFAIR from the coding sequence ATGGCGTTCGTGCCGGCAGTACCGGAGCCGGTGCGAAAACAGGAGCGGTGCCAGGGGCCTTCGGCGGGCCGATCGGCATCGCCGTCGGCGGGCTGGCCGGTGGCCTGGTCGGTTCGCTGGCGCCCGACGGCTTCTCGAAGCGGTGGAATTGACAAAGACCTGCCGATGAGCACGCTGCCAACGCCATCGTCCACCGATCAGGATTCGCCGCCGCCGTTCTGGACGCTGGCCCGTCTGGCCGAGGCGCTGGAACATGTCTCGGCCAGACAGGGTGGCGCGGGCGCCGACGAACAGACGCTGGCGGAATTTGCCGCCGATGCTGAAGCACAACTCGGTTTGCTGGCGCTGCAACTCACCCAGGGCAGCTATCGTCCCGCGCCCGCCAGGCTCATTCCGGTGGCAAAGCCGGGCGGCGGCGTGCGCGAACTGCTGCTGCCCGCGGTACGTGACCGGATCGTTCAGTCCGCACTCGCCAGGTATCTGGCCGATCTCCTGGAGCCCGACTTCGGCGAAGCGAGCCATGCCTATCGTCCCGGCCATTCGGTCGCAACCGCCCTGCACCGTCTGCAGGCGCTGCGCGATGGCGGTCTCGTCTTTGTCGCGGTGTGCGACATTCACCACTTTTTCGACAGCGTGGACCATCGGCGCCTGTTCTCCCTGCTCGACGATCTGCCGCTCGAACGGTGCCTGCGCGAACAGATGAAAACCTGCGTGCGCATCGAAGTGGCCGACGTGCAGGGACAAGGCGCCTGGAGCCTGGCGCGCGGCCTGGCGCAGGGGTCGCCGCTTTCCCCGGTGCTGGCGAATCTCTTTCTGATGGCCTTCGACGCGGCCTGCGCGCGCGCCGGACTGGCGCTGGTGCGCTACGCCGACGATTTTGTACTCGCCTGTGCCAGCGAAACAGAGGCGCAAAGCGCTCTGGCTTTTGCCGCCGACGCGCTGGAAAACATCGGCCTGGCGCTGAACACGCGGAAATCCCGGCTCGCTTCCTTTGCCGAGGGCTTCGAATTCCTCGGCGCTTTCTGCGGCGCCGAAGGGATGCTCGGCGGGCGGCCGGGCGAGGCGGCATGCCTGCCGCCGACCACTGGCCCTGTCCACGAAGCGGCGGCCGCCGATGACGAACGTCCACCCAGCCACGGCCACCGGCCCCGTTTGCGCACCCTGTATCTGCTGGAAAACGGAGCCGTCCTGAACAAGGAGGGCGAACGCTTCATCGTTGCGCGCCACGGCGAAGTGTTGCTGCAGGTACCGATGATGCGCATCGACCAGATCATGGTGTTCGGCAACGTGCAGATCACCACGCCGGCCCTGCACGAATGCCTGGAGCGTGGCATTCCGGTCATGCTCCTTTCCGGGCGCGGCCGGTTCTTCGGGGTGATCGACCCGCTCGACGCGCGCAGCGTGCCCCTGCAGCGCGCCCAGTTTGCGCTGGAGAGCGACGAGCCCGCCCGGCTGGCGCTGGCCCGTCCGCTGATCGCCGGCAAGATCCTCAACTGCCGCACTTTCCTCGGCCGTCTGGCGCGGGCGCGGCAGACGAACATGGATGCGCCTCTTGCGGCGCTGAAATCGGCGGCGCAGGCCGCTGGGCAGGCCGCAGACCTGGAGATCCTGCGCGGCATCGAGGGCGCCGCGGCGCGCACCTATTTCGCCGCCTGGCAGACGGTGCTGCCGGCCAAGTGGCAGTTCACGGGGCGCAACCGCCAGCCGCCTACCGACCCGGTGAACGCGCTCCTCTCCTATGGCTACACGATCGTCTTCTACAACGTCCTCGCCCTGGTGCGGGCGCGGGGCCTCAACACGCACGTCGGCGTGCTGCACGATGTCCGGCCCGGCCATCCGGCGCTTGCCTCCGATCTGATGGAGGAATTCCGCGCCCCGGTGGTCGATGCGGTGGTGATGCATCTGGTGTTCGACGGCAAGCTGCAACCCGGCGACTTCTCCTGGCCCGAAACACCGGGTCAGCCATGCCTGATGGCCGATGGTTCGCGCAAGCATTTCATCCATCTGCTGGAGCAGAAGCTCAATACCACCGTCAGCCACGCCGGACAGCGGCTCGATTACCGCCGCTGGATGGACATGCAGGTGCTGCAGTACGCCGCCGCGTTACGCACGCCGGGCCTTCCGTACGTGCCTTTCGCTATCCGCTGA
- the cas2 gene encoding CRISPR-associated endonuclease Cas2 produces the protein MEQTWLVTYDVSDDGCRRRVERILLGHGEREQYSVFRCRLSSREVCDLRARLAGHLKGSDSIRYYPLCAACLPRQPQRTLVDSAEAGIAWYFAV, from the coding sequence ATGGAACAGACCTGGCTCGTGACCTACGACGTGAGCGACGACGGCTGTCGCCGGCGGGTCGAGCGCATCCTGCTCGGACACGGCGAAAGGGAACAGTACAGCGTCTTCCGCTGCCGTCTCTCGTCCCGCGAAGTGTGCGACCTGCGCGCCCGCCTGGCCGGTCATCTGAAAGGCAGCGACAGCATCCGCTATTATCCGCTCTGCGCCGCCTGCCTGCCGCGCCAGCCGCAGCGCACGCTGGTGGACTCGGCGGAAGCCGGCATTGCCTGGTACTTTGCGGTGTGA
- the cas2 gene encoding CRISPR-associated endonuclease Cas2, which produces MNTLFVFISYDIADPGRLRRVATLCEGYGERVQKSVFECHLKPAQLQELRDRLARIVRPDEDKLFIATLCRADAARILVDGHGHIARDWDYWLA; this is translated from the coding sequence GTGAACACGCTGTTCGTTTTCATTTCCTACGACATCGCCGACCCCGGCCGCCTGCGGCGGGTCGCCACGCTGTGCGAAGGCTACGGCGAGCGGGTGCAGAAGAGCGTCTTCGAGTGCCACCTCAAGCCCGCCCAGTTGCAGGAATTGCGTGATCGCTTGGCGCGGATCGTCCGTCCTGACGAGGACAAGCTGTTCATCGCCACCCTGTGCCGCGCCGACGCCGCGCGCATTCTGGTGGACGGGCACGGCCATATCGCCCGGGACTGGGATTACTGGCTGGCCTGA
- a CDS encoding type II toxin-antitoxin system Phd/YefM family antitoxin: MITLTASEARANLYRLIDQAAESHQPIHIAGKRSSAVLLSAEDWQAVQETLYLLSVPGMRESIKEGMAEPLGESATRLDW; encoded by the coding sequence ATGATCACACTCACCGCGAGCGAAGCCCGAGCCAATCTGTACCGCCTCATTGATCAGGCCGCCGAGTCCCATCAGCCGATCCACATCGCTGGCAAGCGCAGCAGTGCAGTGCTCCTCTCGGCAGAGGATTGGCAGGCCGTCCAGGAAACGCTGTACCTGCTCTCGGTTCCCGGCATGCGCGAGTCCATCAAAGAAGGCATGGCCGAGCCTCTTGGCGAAAGCGCCACGAGGCTCGACTGGTGA
- a CDS encoding Txe/YoeB family addiction module toxin produces the protein MSWQVVFSRHAEKDAKKLAAAGLKSKAQERLAVLANDPFQNPPSYEKLVGDLAGAYSRRINIEHRLIYEVFVQERVVRVLGMWTHYE, from the coding sequence GTGAGTTGGCAGGTCGTTTTTTCCAGACATGCAGAGAAGGATGCGAAGAAGTTGGCCGCGGCAGGCCTGAAGTCAAAAGCCCAAGAGCGGCTTGCAGTGCTTGCCAACGATCCATTCCAGAATCCGCCGTCCTACGAGAAGCTGGTTGGTGATCTTGCGGGTGCGTATTCTCGGCGCATCAATATCGAGCATCGCCTGATCTACGAGGTTTTCGTCCAAGAACGCGTCGTGCGCGTGCTCGGGATGTGGACGCACTATGAATAA
- a CDS encoding histidine phosphatase family protein has translation MPTRIYLVRHGATDLTADDRFAGSSDVPLSDTGRRQVASLAERLRGEDLDAIYASPLQRTVETARILGVPHGLEPIAEPGLREIDYGHWEGLRRSEVESAFRDEYAIWQEDPFVIAPAGGESGVNVLNRALPLVRRIVERHRHRTVVVVSHKGTNRLLIGSLLGFDMRGYRDRLDQSPAALSILDFMSEVRPRLCLFNDVSHYQGHDFATGV, from the coding sequence ATGCCAACCCGAATCTATCTGGTGCGCCACGGCGCGACCGACCTGACCGCCGACGACCGCTTCGCCGGTTCCTCCGACGTGCCTTTGTCCGATACGGGACGCCGACAGGTCGCCAGCCTGGCGGAACGGCTGCGCGGGGAAGACCTCGACGCCATCTACGCGAGCCCACTCCAGCGCACGGTCGAGACAGCGCGCATCCTCGGCGTCCCGCACGGTCTCGAACCGATCGCCGAGCCGGGACTGCGGGAAATCGACTACGGACACTGGGAGGGACTGCGCCGCTCGGAGGTTGAAAGCGCGTTCCGGGACGAATACGCGATCTGGCAGGAAGATCCGTTCGTCATCGCGCCGGCTGGCGGCGAATCCGGTGTCAATGTCCTGAACCGCGCGTTGCCCCTCGTCAGGCGTATCGTCGAACGGCATCGGCACCGCACGGTGGTGGTGGTCTCGCACAAGGGAACCAATCGCCTGCTGATCGGGAGCCTGCTGGGGTTCGACATGCGCGGCTACCGCGACCGCCTGGACCAGAGCCCGGCCGCCCTGAGCATCCTCGATTTCATGAGTGAGGTCCGCCCCAGGCTATGCCTGTTCAACGACGTGTCTCATTACCAAGGTCATGACTTTGCAACCGGAGTTTAG